One part of the Bacteroidota bacterium genome encodes these proteins:
- a CDS encoding tetratricopeptide repeat protein: MIKAEETALGLKSGNLGLQLAKKLNYKSGQIKMYYSLGILYHNLENYTKARELFFNGLELTVSLNKKRAIAAMNENIGLTYKDEGNYTEAVKYQLNALKVYEETADSSRIAKTYMNLGNLFSNQDKTDEALNYYSLAEVYYAKKQLWRNGLCSFQQRNAIQ; this comes from the coding sequence ATGATAAAAGCTGAAGAAACAGCGTTGGGGCTAAAAAGTGGTAATTTAGGTTTACAGTTGGCAAAAAAGCTGAATTATAAATCCGGCCAAATTAAAATGTACTATTCACTTGGTATATTGTATCATAATCTGGAAAATTATACCAAAGCGAGGGAGTTATTTTTCAATGGTTTAGAACTAACTGTTTCACTCAACAAAAAAAGAGCGATAGCAGCAATGAATGAAAATATCGGTCTTACCTACAAAGATGAAGGAAATTATACCGAAGCGGTAAAGTATCAACTGAATGCTTTGAAAGTGTATGAGGAAACAGCTGACTCTTCAAGAATAGCTAAAACTTATATGAATTTGGGAAACCTGTTTTCCAATCAGGATAAAACAGATGAAGCTTTAAATTATTATTCCCTTGCTGAGGTATATTATGCAAAAAAGCAACTTTGGAGGAATGGCCTCTGTTCTTTCCAACAAAGGAATGCTATTCAATAA
- a CDS encoding ABC transporter ATP-binding protein: protein MNAGPVITVKDLKKSYASFEAVKGISFDVFEREIFGLLGPNGAGKTTTLEIIETLREKSSGEVTVAGYNIDKDANAIKQIIGVQLQAAGYYPSLTLTELIQLFAGLYNVTADPMSMLKKVGLGEKHKAKYKELSGGQKQRFSIATTLINQPAIVFLDEPTTGLDPQARRNLWDLIREIRDAGTTVVITTHYMDEAEQLCDRVAVMESGRIIALDSPDALIDKLVATGFERKKEVKKANLEDVFLQLTGHEWREE, encoded by the coding sequence ATGAACGCCGGTCCGGTAATAACTGTAAAGGATTTAAAGAAGAGTTACGCCTCCTTTGAAGCCGTGAAGGGTATCAGTTTTGATGTGTTTGAGCGGGAAATTTTTGGCTTGCTGGGTCCCAATGGAGCAGGAAAAACAACGACCCTGGAAATCATTGAAACTTTACGGGAAAAAAGTTCCGGTGAAGTCACTGTAGCCGGATATAACATCGACAAAGACGCGAATGCCATCAAACAAATTATCGGTGTGCAATTGCAGGCGGCAGGCTATTATCCCAGTCTGACGCTTACGGAACTCATTCAACTTTTTGCCGGACTCTATAACGTTACTGCAGATCCGATGTCGATGCTAAAAAAGGTGGGGCTGGGGGAAAAACATAAGGCGAAGTATAAAGAACTCAGTGGCGGACAAAAGCAACGATTCAGTATTGCCACCACACTGATCAACCAACCGGCTATCGTTTTCCTCGATGAACCGACTACCGGATTGGATCCGCAAGCACGCAGAAACCTTTGGGACCTCATTCGGGAAATTCGCGATGCAGGTACTACAGTCGTGATCACCACTCATTATATGGATGAAGCGGAACAGCTCTGTGACAGAGTGGCGGTCATGGAATCCGGACGAATCATTGCCCTGGATTCACCGGATGCACTTATAGATAAATTGGTGGCGACAGGGTTTGAAAGGAAAAAAGAAGTGAAGAAAGCGAATCTGGAAGATGTGTTTCTTCAATTGACAGGACACGAGTGGCGGGAAGAATAA
- a CDS encoding T9SS type A sorting domain-containing protein yields MKTTSPFLLILFLLLNLNVYSQEPVLLKDIHPTSSGSGGPFVEFNGEIYFTGFDGVTGVEPWVTDGTEAGTRLLKDISPGTGSSSPHSLIAIGPKLYFFANDGAAGNEIWSSDGTEVGTNGLSNIFSGSSGQSNTTVITEYDGKAYFRAQGSTGMELYAADASGFITSFDIKPGTASSNPDHLIVYNNKLYFAADGPPSGSARELWSTAGTIASLVKDLNPDPFIGSLQFGEFDHSFVYNGLLFFSATDGTNGTELFVSDGTAAGTNLFADLVPGSAGSNPRNFIEFNNHMFFSAGAPGGTYRLWISDGTAGGTQLFGNINIVSNPSFTIVGSKMYFFNQVTPTVKELWVTDGTVGGTQLFLSSTTTPAFNNITLFTAFNNELYFSATPAGGSGTFLYRTGEDLATLEEVKPTNSNSTNVFPLNLTVFGERLYYDAVYDNLIGREVYYIEALNPIVWTGNTSSNWNDITNWEPQQMPLEDDNVKIPDGRPHYPVITTGTASCRKLEIQTGGTLSMTGGTLNVYGRILANNQSQFHLFNLSSSGVTGGTLVLMHGSDFPPDMFFYNLTIKNTTDVEAENTYRFQGSNNFYGNFKMESTGAPELPKVVLGEDVNMNFAKSCSVSAGRIGYVDFNNPLTDHTKYPTLNFGGYPNQQNITINNLDLNQGIAEVKCNVAIYNENAKFISAHNIYMYNLYVGANFDLFGKTLFIYGKIVYDTDFNNDFRIRNTKPKAGKIVIYNTEEYVYDYTPQSIKIDRLRTLKVIPPGGMSMPNLDVALVNSLSVDTLQVNGFLNLAGRNLTIGKTTTSIGFLDVDSLGSTGALGTLTLLGNSATPAYVLSAKDLNNMTVNNPAGVELNNAYNITPLSDSYARMKLYGTLKLTKGDFDLKGSSIQLTADNLISTTNVARIIETPGNTFISTVNPPSTVPYLYIEKNVTNAITNKNYGGLGFIISCSTPLNYLKILRQPLSETGLNGGISINRQYAIQNPGLITGLNANISIKYDDSELMGLNESDLHIFRRSSEDFPGVWQLIPSSVNTTTNTVTASNPLPQLNYGTYTYYTLATLTSPLRNQNELSNQSELNTTKMQVYPNPFHSTFTTQLVSETDESTTLKITDISGKLIHTQTVPLTEGINTIKVDVNENLPSGIYILHITSLNTNKVVKIVKE; encoded by the coding sequence ATGAAAACCACGTCTCCCTTCCTTCTGATTTTGTTTCTCTTGCTGAATTTAAATGTTTATTCGCAGGAACCGGTGCTGCTCAAAGACATCCACCCTACCAGTAGTGGATCTGGTGGTCCCTTTGTAGAATTTAATGGAGAGATTTACTTTACTGGCTTTGATGGTGTAACAGGAGTCGAGCCTTGGGTGACCGATGGCACGGAAGCAGGTACCCGGTTGCTAAAGGATATAAGCCCCGGTACGGGCTCTAGCTCACCTCATAGTTTGATAGCAATAGGACCAAAATTATATTTCTTTGCCAATGATGGTGCTGCCGGCAATGAAATATGGTCCTCTGATGGAACTGAAGTTGGAACAAATGGTCTTTCGAATATATTCTCCGGTAGCTCCGGTCAGTCCAACACAACAGTTATAACAGAATATGACGGGAAGGCCTACTTTCGGGCACAAGGATCAACAGGAATGGAGTTATATGCTGCAGACGCCTCAGGATTCATAACTTCATTTGATATTAAGCCGGGTACGGCTTCCTCTAACCCGGATCACCTGATCGTCTATAATAATAAATTATACTTTGCAGCAGATGGCCCCCCTTCAGGCAGCGCTAGAGAATTGTGGTCCACAGCAGGTACAATCGCATCCCTGGTAAAGGATTTAAACCCCGATCCCTTTATAGGATCTCTTCAATTTGGTGAGTTTGACCACTCTTTCGTATACAACGGGCTATTGTTTTTCTCCGCGACTGACGGTACGAACGGTACTGAACTTTTCGTTTCTGATGGGACAGCAGCAGGCACAAACCTCTTTGCAGACCTGGTACCCGGGTCAGCCGGTAGCAACCCAAGAAATTTCATTGAGTTTAATAATCATATGTTTTTCTCAGCCGGAGCACCCGGGGGTACCTATAGATTATGGATCAGCGATGGTACTGCGGGCGGCACACAATTATTTGGAAATATAAATATAGTATCCAATCCAAGCTTTACCATTGTAGGTAGCAAAATGTATTTTTTCAATCAGGTAACACCTACTGTTAAAGAATTATGGGTTACTGATGGGACAGTTGGCGGTACCCAATTGTTTCTTAGCAGTACTACCACCCCTGCCTTTAACAACATTACACTCTTTACCGCCTTTAACAATGAATTATACTTCAGTGCCACTCCTGCTGGAGGTTCAGGCACCTTTCTTTACAGGACAGGAGAGGATCTGGCAACATTAGAAGAAGTAAAACCAACAAACAGTAATAGCACCAACGTCTTTCCTTTAAATCTCACCGTTTTTGGTGAAAGATTATACTATGATGCTGTCTATGACAATCTGATTGGCAGGGAAGTGTATTACATCGAAGCTTTAAACCCTATTGTCTGGACCGGAAACACTTCCTCCAATTGGAATGACATTACCAATTGGGAACCACAACAAATGCCTTTGGAAGATGACAATGTTAAAATACCGGATGGGAGACCGCACTATCCGGTTATTACAACAGGTACAGCGTCTTGTCGCAAATTAGAAATTCAAACGGGAGGCACGTTATCAATGACGGGCGGCACATTAAATGTGTATGGAAGAATACTTGCAAACAATCAATCGCAATTTCATTTATTTAATCTCTCCTCTTCGGGAGTTACGGGTGGCACATTAGTATTGATGCATGGAAGCGATTTTCCGCCAGATATGTTTTTCTATAATCTTACAATAAAAAACACTACTGATGTTGAAGCGGAAAACACCTACCGTTTTCAGGGTTCGAATAATTTTTATGGCAACTTTAAAATGGAAAGCACTGGAGCTCCCGAATTACCGAAAGTTGTATTAGGCGAAGATGTCAATATGAATTTTGCAAAAAGCTGTAGTGTTTCTGCTGGCAGGATTGGTTATGTTGATTTTAACAATCCACTAACAGATCATACAAAATATCCTACTCTTAATTTTGGGGGCTATCCGAACCAGCAAAATATAACTATTAACAACCTCGATTTAAATCAAGGAATTGCAGAGGTAAAATGTAACGTTGCCATCTATAATGAAAATGCCAAATTTATCAGTGCCCATAATATTTATATGTATAATTTGTACGTAGGGGCCAACTTTGATCTTTTCGGAAAAACACTTTTTATATATGGAAAAATAGTTTACGATACTGACTTTAATAATGATTTTAGAATTCGAAACACTAAGCCGAAAGCTGGAAAAATTGTGATATATAATACTGAAGAATATGTATATGATTATACTCCGCAGTCTATTAAGATTGACCGGTTACGAACTTTAAAAGTTATTCCCCCGGGCGGCATGAGTATGCCTAATCTGGATGTTGCTCTTGTAAACTCACTATCCGTAGATACGTTACAAGTTAATGGCTTTCTTAATTTGGCAGGAAGAAACCTGACCATCGGAAAAACTACGACCAGTATCGGATTTCTGGATGTTGATTCACTTGGTTCAACAGGTGCACTGGGCACATTAACCTTGCTTGGCAATAGCGCAACTCCTGCTTATGTATTATCTGCAAAAGATTTGAACAACATGACTGTAAACAATCCTGCCGGTGTTGAACTTAATAATGCATACAATATTACGCCATTGAGTGATAGTTATGCTCGAATGAAATTATATGGAACACTGAAACTAACTAAAGGTGATTTTGACTTAAAGGGCTCAAGTATTCAATTAACGGCAGATAATTTAATTAGCACAACTAATGTTGCCAGAATAATTGAAACCCCCGGTAATACTTTTATAAGCACTGTAAACCCGCCTTCAACAGTTCCATACCTATATATTGAAAAAAATGTAACAAATGCCATAACAAATAAAAACTATGGTGGACTTGGATTTATTATTTCCTGCAGTACTCCTTTAAATTACCTTAAAATACTTAGACAGCCCTTATCAGAAACCGGATTAAACGGTGGAATATCAATCAACCGTCAATATGCAATTCAAAACCCCGGGCTTATAACAGGTTTAAATGCGAATATCAGCATTAAATATGATGATAGCGAATTGATGGGATTAAATGAAAGTGATCTTCATATTTTCAGAAGATCTTCAGAGGATTTTCCAGGTGTTTGGCAATTAATTCCTTCAAGTGTAAACACTACTACCAATACGGTTACAGCCAGTAATCCTTTGCCACAATTGAATTACGGAACATACACCTATTACACATTGGCTACATTAACGAGTCCTTTAAGAAATCAAAATGAATTGAGCAATCAATCCGAATTAAACACAACAAAAATGCAAGTGTACCCCAATCCTTTCCACAGTACATTTACAACACAACTCGTATCTGAAACAGATGAATCCACTACATTAAAAATAACAGACATCAGTGGTAAATTGATCCATACCCAAACTGTACCATTAACAGAAGGCATCAATACCATCAAAGTGGATGTGAACGAAAACCTTCCATCGGGAATTTATATTCTGCACATTACTTCCTTAAATACTAACAAGGTAGTTAAAATTGTAAAGGAATAA
- the dprA gene encoding DNA-protecting protein DprA — MISEQEILHRIALSLLPNVGPVIARALYQHCGSAEAVFREKKSLLTKIPGVGAKRIKKAFSTPVMDQAEKELHFTQKHKVLPLFFTDANYPKRLVQCPDAPVLLYYRGQADLNEGRFVAVVGTRSATPYGEEMTKLLVEGLKEENVTIVSGLAYGIDITAHEAALKHALPTIGVTAHGMDRIYPHLHRNTAGKMMKHGGLLTEYPSGTNPDRENFPTRNRIVAGMCDAIVVVEASGKGGALITADLAQGYNRDVFAFPGRTTDVFSRGCNDYIRENKAALITSADDLLWMMSWTDDKVKEKAALQTSLFVDLNPDEEVVVKIIRENGESGIDMISATSGMSFSKLASTLLQLEFKGVLRLLPGKRYSL; from the coding sequence ATGATATCAGAACAGGAAATTCTCCATCGTATAGCATTGAGTTTGCTGCCAAATGTCGGTCCCGTAATTGCGCGGGCATTGTACCAGCATTGTGGCAGTGCGGAGGCCGTGTTTCGGGAGAAGAAATCATTGTTGACTAAAATTCCGGGCGTTGGTGCCAAGCGGATCAAGAAGGCTTTCAGCACTCCGGTAATGGATCAGGCAGAAAAGGAATTGCATTTTACGCAAAAGCATAAAGTACTTCCCTTGTTTTTTACCGATGCAAATTATCCCAAAAGGTTGGTGCAATGTCCCGATGCGCCGGTTTTACTTTATTACAGAGGTCAGGCGGACCTGAACGAAGGACGATTTGTAGCTGTTGTGGGAACGCGTTCGGCTACTCCTTACGGTGAGGAGATGACGAAACTACTTGTAGAGGGTTTGAAGGAGGAAAATGTGACCATCGTCAGCGGCTTAGCCTATGGAATAGATATCACTGCCCACGAAGCGGCCCTGAAACATGCTCTTCCAACAATTGGAGTTACGGCACATGGCATGGATAGAATTTATCCTCATCTCCACCGCAACACCGCGGGAAAGATGATGAAACATGGCGGACTCCTCACGGAATATCCCAGTGGCACCAACCCCGACCGGGAAAATTTCCCGACTCGAAACAGGATTGTGGCCGGCATGTGTGATGCGATTGTAGTGGTGGAAGCCAGTGGGAAGGGGGGAGCGTTAATCACTGCAGATTTGGCGCAAGGTTATAACAGAGATGTATTTGCTTTTCCCGGAAGGACGACGGATGTTTTTAGCAGAGGATGCAATGATTATATCAGAGAGAATAAGGCGGCGCTCATCACTTCTGCCGATGATTTACTGTGGATGATGAGCTGGACAGATGATAAAGTGAAAGAGAAAGCCGCATTGCAAACTTCGCTCTTCGTTGATTTAAATCCCGATGAAGAAGTGGTGGTGAAAATCATCAGAGAAAATGGCGAGTCGGGAATTGATATGATCTCCGCCACCTCCGGTATGAGTTTTTCGAAATTAGCAAGTACCCTTTTACAATTGGAGTTTAAAGGAGTGTTGCGGTTGCTTCCGGGAAAGAGGTACAGTTTGTAA
- a CDS encoding ABC transporter permease yields the protein MLAIARASFRSILRSPSAVVFTLLFPLIFILVFGFINGGGLSLDVALDGRSDTRNPVFDSIVSLQGLHLIPGIAEEELPVKLQKGDIDAIVNIQKTLTDNTVSYSLEVTTSRAAREKGVIIRSMLEHLADKANLNAAQAENKMVELKTKEVNVREYKTIDFILPGQLGFSLLSSGVFGTAFVFFNLRQTLVIKRFFATPIRKPYIVLGEAISRLVFALLGAAFLILIGHFAFGFTLIHGFATFATMLLLSALGLIVFMGFGFVVSGIAKSESTIPPLANIVTLPQFLLSGTFFEIENFPAWLQPLCKILPLTYLNDAMRMVAYEGAGLERLLLPLGIITLWGIIIYALAVKFFRWE from the coding sequence ATGCTGGCTATTGCGCGGGCGAGTTTCAGGTCGATACTGAGGAGTCCTTCTGCGGTGGTGTTTACGTTGCTTTTCCCTTTGATATTTATTCTTGTCTTTGGATTCATCAATGGTGGCGGATTGAGTTTAGATGTAGCGCTGGATGGAAGGAGTGATACCAGGAATCCGGTCTTTGATAGTATTGTCTCGTTGCAGGGCTTACATCTTATTCCGGGTATTGCGGAGGAAGAACTTCCGGTTAAACTGCAAAAGGGAGATATTGATGCTATTGTCAATATTCAAAAAACACTTACGGATAATACTGTGTCTTATTCACTCGAAGTCACCACCAGCAGAGCTGCACGGGAAAAGGGGGTGATTATCCGTTCCATGCTTGAACATCTCGCTGATAAGGCCAACCTGAATGCTGCACAGGCCGAAAATAAAATGGTGGAATTAAAAACGAAAGAAGTAAATGTGCGCGAGTATAAAACGATTGATTTTATTCTGCCCGGACAATTGGGATTTTCATTGCTGAGTTCAGGGGTCTTCGGAACAGCATTCGTCTTTTTCAATTTAAGGCAAACGCTGGTGATTAAAAGATTTTTCGCGACTCCTATTCGCAAACCTTATATCGTACTCGGAGAAGCCATCAGTCGTCTGGTTTTTGCATTGCTGGGAGCAGCCTTCCTCATTCTCATCGGACATTTCGCGTTCGGTTTTACCCTCATTCACGGTTTTGCCACCTTCGCTACCATGTTACTTTTGTCAGCCCTGGGCCTTATCGTTTTTATGGGATTTGGCTTTGTAGTATCCGGAATTGCAAAAAGTGAGAGCACCATTCCTCCACTGGCGAACATCGTTACCCTACCACAATTTCTACTATCCGGCACTTTTTTCGAAATCGAGAATTTTCCGGCCTGGTTACAGCCATTATGTAAAATATTGCCACTCACCTACTTAAATGATGCCATGCGCATGGTAGCCTATGAAGGCGCCGGCCTCGAACGCTTACTTTTACCGCTGGGCATCATCACGCTTTGGGGCATCATCATCTATGCTTTGGCGGTGAAATTTTTTCGCTGGGAATAA
- a CDS encoding zinc metallopeptidase, giving the protein MMGIYLISIVFMLIGWLVSMQLKRKFKEYSLTPISSGMSGQQIAERMLRDNNIHDVKVISVEGRLTDHYNPLDKTVNLSHDVFYGRNAAAAAVSAHECGHAVQHARAYSMLQLRSALVPVVSFASQWVHWVLLAGIFMVNTFPSLLLVGITLFAVTTAFSFITLPVEFDASKRALVWLESANITTPQEHTQSKDALWWAAMTYVVAALAALATLMYYVMIYMGRRD; this is encoded by the coding sequence ATGATGGGAATTTATTTGATTTCGATAGTATTTATGCTGATCGGTTGGTTGGTAAGTATGCAATTGAAGCGCAAATTCAAGGAGTATTCATTGACACCAATCAGTTCAGGAATGAGCGGACAGCAGATTGCAGAACGTATGCTTCGCGATAACAATATTCACGATGTAAAAGTAATTTCGGTAGAAGGTCGACTCACCGACCATTATAATCCTCTCGACAAAACGGTAAATTTGAGTCACGATGTATTTTACGGACGCAATGCGGCGGCGGCGGCAGTTTCTGCACATGAATGCGGACACGCCGTACAACATGCACGCGCCTACAGTATGCTTCAACTCCGTTCTGCGTTAGTGCCGGTCGTTAGTTTCGCATCACAATGGGTGCATTGGGTATTGTTAGCCGGAATATTTATGGTGAATACCTTCCCCAGCCTCTTACTCGTAGGAATCACACTTTTTGCCGTTACTACTGCCTTTAGTTTTATTACACTCCCTGTAGAGTTTGATGCCAGTAAGCGGGCTTTAGTGTGGTTAGAAAGTGCCAACATTACCACTCCGCAGGAACATACCCAATCAAAAGATGCGCTCTGGTGGGCGGCGATGACCTATGTGGTGGCTGCTTTGGCTGCATTGGCGACGTTGATGTATTATGTGATGATTTATATGGGAAGACGCGACTAA
- a CDS encoding T9SS type A sorting domain-containing protein: MKKLILFTWLASISLTNIYAQLPQFSWAQSIGGTTNDNGRDVTTDLNGNVLLAGTFDISNPKTFLIKYDASGNVLWSRNPSSGNAFPSTVSTDGNNNVIVCGTFTSDSTTFGNFTIYRNAIPGPGFADIFTVKYDEAGNVIWANSVGGTSSESGGVSADAAGNSYVVFNSLSPSVTIGGTTYTNTQASSNDSYLIKYDPAGNLMWAKHFTGPSSSDVSDISTDNSGNTYISGNFCVSCTITIDTLTLSGGSYLLKFDSLGNVVWAKTGTGGIIYALYADDDDNFSITGQYYSDTITYGPQSWINSNPGIVSFGYYIAKFDTSGNAIWIKGDDVNSNLSGYCTSIDQIGNVYTLGVFSSTSITIGTNTYTNQGTVSDIFIVKYDNAGNIIWSDAFGSNNDDMISGIAVNANDDFYITGYFKGPSLTLGGIPISNNGTNTYDAFLGGISASAGIATENHLDGISVYPNPANETITIATPTAKVNSEYFISDAVGKIVLTGKTNGEKTLVDLHSLSPGIYFLKSSSSRAYNTVKLVKE, encoded by the coding sequence GTGAAAAAACTAATCCTGTTCACCTGGCTTGCATCCATTTCCCTAACTAACATTTATGCTCAACTACCGCAGTTTTCATGGGCACAATCCATAGGTGGAACTACTAATGATAATGGAAGAGATGTTACTACAGACTTAAACGGAAATGTTCTTTTAGCCGGCACTTTTGATATTTCAAATCCTAAAACATTCCTGATAAAATACGATGCATCGGGCAATGTACTTTGGTCACGAAATCCATCTTCAGGAAATGCATTTCCTTCAACTGTTAGTACCGATGGAAATAATAATGTGATTGTATGCGGAACATTTACTTCAGACTCCACAACTTTTGGAAACTTTACCATTTACAGAAATGCTATTCCCGGCCCCGGCTTTGCTGATATATTTACTGTAAAATATGACGAAGCGGGAAATGTAATATGGGCCAATAGTGTTGGAGGAACAAGTTCTGAAAGCGGAGGTGTGTCTGCAGATGCTGCCGGTAACAGTTATGTTGTCTTTAACTCACTAAGTCCATCTGTTACGATTGGAGGCACGACGTACACTAATACTCAAGCATCTTCAAATGATTCATATTTAATAAAGTATGATCCTGCAGGTAATTTGATGTGGGCAAAACACTTTACAGGACCGTCAAGTTCTGATGTAAGCGATATTTCTACTGATAATAGTGGCAATACATATATATCCGGAAATTTTTGTGTTTCGTGCACAATCACCATTGATACCCTGACTTTAAGTGGCGGAAGCTATCTTTTAAAATTTGATTCATTGGGTAACGTAGTTTGGGCAAAAACCGGAACCGGAGGTATCATTTATGCTTTGTATGCGGATGACGATGATAATTTTTCAATTACAGGACAATATTATAGTGATACAATAACCTATGGACCACAGTCATGGATAAATTCAAATCCGGGCATTGTAAGTTTTGGTTATTATATTGCCAAATTTGATACTTCGGGAAATGCAATTTGGATTAAAGGAGATGACGTAAATAGTAACCTTAGTGGATATTGTACATCAATTGATCAGATCGGCAATGTATATACACTAGGAGTTTTTTCAAGTACTTCAATTACGATAGGTACCAACACTTATACTAATCAAGGTACGGTTTCAGATATTTTCATTGTTAAATATGACAATGCAGGAAATATTATTTGGTCGGATGCCTTTGGCAGTAATAACGATGATATGATTTCCGGCATTGCAGTAAATGCGAATGATGACTTTTATATCACCGGCTATTTCAAAGGTCCAAGCCTTACACTTGGAGGCATACCAATTTCCAATAACGGAACCAATACCTATGATGCTTTTCTTGGAGGGATATCTGCATCAGCTGGTATTGCAACCGAAAATCATTTAGATGGTATATCCGTTTACCCCAATCCGGCAAATGAAACTATTACAATAGCAACACCCACTGCTAAAGTAAATTCAGAATATTTTATTTCAGATGCAGTTGGTAAAATAGTTTTAACCGGAAAAACTAACGGGGAAAAAACTCTTGTTGATTTGCATTCATTATCACCCGGGATTTACTTCCTGAAAAGCAGTTCTTCCCGAGCATACAATACTGTTAAGTTGGTGAAGGAATAA